From one Myxococcales bacterium genomic stretch:
- a CDS encoding oligopeptide transporter, OPT family, protein MADKPFVPYVPAEKTLPEFTPKAVALGVVLALLMAAANTYLGLYAGMTVSASIPAAVISMGILRGILRRGTILENNLVQTIASAGQSVAAGIIFTVPALVITGVWSEFKYWETTLIAVLGGVLGVLFMIPLRRALIVEEKELKFPEGVACAEVLEVGERGGSGVWYVVSAIGLGMVFKFFIAGVRLLKGTVEGAFRAGRSAVYFGGDISPALVAVGYIIGFNVSLLIFLGGALGWLIMIPGFYLFNGYPAGPDSVLDTMYGTWSTQIRFIGVGAMIVAGLSSIVSVRQGIVKGIQGAVAGYQSAKGQAPARLRTDRDVHLGVILPLLIAISVLIFVLYIFLTGSLSIGSVAGVAMIIASFFFVAVSSYIVGLVGSSNNPVSGMTISTLLFASALLLVFGMRGDAGILAVLGVAGVVCCAACTAGDVSQDLKTGHLVGATPASQQWGMIIGSVVASFIIAPILTVLHASYGIGIRVKEGVDFLKAPQANLFASITKAMFGADNTMPWGMVGLGVVVGLALVVCDEILKRRNSSFRTYVMPVAVGIYLPWSLSWPILLGGVAAAAIAKIVGREREKEAEHRGVLFGSGLIAGESLMGIIIAFFIFLKIELPAVPVSDAVASALSVIALLALVGVIAVVVLKGKAGAATPEK, encoded by the coding sequence ATGGCCGACAAACCGTTCGTCCCCTACGTTCCCGCGGAAAAAACATTGCCCGAATTCACCCCCAAGGCCGTCGCCCTGGGCGTGGTCCTGGCGCTGCTGATGGCGGCGGCCAACACCTACCTCGGCTTGTACGCCGGGATGACGGTTTCGGCGTCGATTCCGGCGGCGGTGATTTCGATGGGCATCCTGCGCGGCATTTTGCGGCGCGGCACCATCCTCGAAAACAACCTGGTGCAGACGATCGCTTCCGCCGGGCAGAGCGTCGCGGCGGGCATCATCTTCACCGTGCCGGCGCTGGTCATCACAGGGGTCTGGTCCGAGTTCAAGTATTGGGAGACGACGCTGATCGCGGTGCTCGGCGGCGTGCTGGGCGTGCTGTTCATGATCCCGCTGCGTCGGGCGCTGATCGTCGAGGAAAAGGAGCTGAAGTTCCCCGAGGGCGTGGCCTGCGCCGAGGTGCTCGAGGTCGGCGAGCGCGGCGGCAGCGGCGTGTGGTACGTCGTCTCGGCGATCGGTCTGGGCATGGTGTTCAAGTTCTTCATCGCCGGCGTGCGGCTGCTCAAGGGCACGGTCGAGGGCGCGTTCCGGGCGGGCCGTAGCGCGGTGTACTTCGGCGGCGACATCTCGCCGGCGCTGGTCGCGGTGGGCTACATCATCGGCTTCAACGTGTCGCTGTTGATCTTTCTCGGCGGCGCGTTGGGCTGGCTGATAATGATTCCGGGCTTCTACCTGTTCAACGGCTATCCGGCGGGGCCCGACAGCGTGCTCGATACGATGTACGGCACCTGGAGCACGCAGATCCGCTTCATCGGCGTCGGCGCGATGATCGTCGCCGGCCTCTCGTCGATCGTCAGCGTCCGCCAGGGTATCGTGAAGGGCATTCAAGGGGCCGTCGCCGGCTACCAGAGCGCCAAGGGGCAGGCCCCGGCCCGGTTGCGCACCGACCGGGACGTCCACCTCGGCGTGATTCTGCCCTTGCTGATCGCCATCAGCGTCTTGATTTTCGTGCTGTACATTTTCCTGACCGGCAGCCTGTCGATCGGCTCGGTGGCGGGCGTGGCGATGATCATCGCCTCGTTCTTCTTCGTGGCGGTGTCGAGCTACATCGTCGGACTGGTCGGCAGCTCCAACAACCCGGTGTCGGGCATGACGATCAGCACGCTGCTCTTCGCCTCGGCGTTGCTCTTGGTGTTCGGCATGCGCGGCGACGCCGGCATCCTCGCGGTGCTGGGCGTGGCCGGCGTGGTCTGCTGCGCCGCCTGCACGGCCGGCGACGTCAGCCAGGACCTCAAGACCGGCCACCTGGTCGGCGCGACCCCCGCGTCGCAGCAGTGGGGCATGATCATCGGCTCGGTGGTGGCGTCGTTCATCATCGCGCCGATCCTCACGGTGCTGCACGCCAGCTACGGCATCGGCATCCGGGTGAAGGAAGGCGTCGACTTTCTGAAGGCGCCGCAAGCCAACCTGTTCGCCAGCATCACCAAGGCGATGTTCGGCGCGGACAACACGATGCCCTGGGGCATGGTCGGCCTCGGCGTCGTCGTCGGCCTGGCGCTGGTTGTTTGCGACGAGATCCTCAAACGCCGCAACAGCTCGTTCCGCACCTACGTGATGCCGGTCGCGGTCGGCATTTACCTGCCGTGGTCGCTGTCGTGGCCGATTCTACTGGGCGGTGTCGCGGCGGCGGCGATCGCCAAAATCGTCGGCCGGGAGCGCGAAAAGGAAGCCGAGCACCGCGGCGTCCTCTTCGGCTCGGGCCTGATCGCCGGCGAATCGCTGATGGGCATCATCATCGCGTTCTTCATCTTTTTGAAAATCGAACTGCCGGCGGTGCCGGTGTCCGACGCGGTGGCGAGCGCGCTGTCGGTGATCGCGTTGTTGGCGTTGGTCGGCGTGATCGCGGTCGTCGTGCTCAAGGGCAAGGCGGGCGCGGCGACGCCGGAAAAATAG
- a CDS encoding alpha/beta hydrolase, with protein MKKRYIVLIVLLVLLLGTAGFIYDWVGGFAETVPATPATCRVVHHDNLVYFNGAGADPERNSLKIFAPENQVRAPVAILLHGGAWTGGHRRITAIEGIAEWLAQRGVLAVTLGYRLVPNVPPTEQPWDVAHGINWIYRHVDEYGGDPARIVLLGHSAGGHLASVVTCDRSYLDELGAPTGVPAGVIALSNAFDLRDGPEPASSVARRLVLFVFGTDPERRAKLSPVLFVKPGVPPFLIMRGKGDHLVPAYQAEEMAAAVRAAGGSVEVRLVNGRGHVTLFHEMTEPGDATAEASLKFIREIKPRGEPLPATTE; from the coding sequence TTGAAAAAACGATACATCGTCCTGATCGTGCTGCTGGTGCTGCTCCTGGGAACCGCCGGTTTTATTTATGATTGGGTTGGCGGGTTTGCCGAGACGGTGCCGGCCACCCCGGCGACCTGCCGTGTCGTGCACCACGACAACCTGGTTTATTTCAACGGCGCGGGAGCCGATCCCGAGCGCAACAGCCTGAAAATATTCGCCCCGGAAAATCAGGTTCGCGCGCCGGTGGCGATCCTGCTGCACGGCGGCGCCTGGACCGGCGGGCATCGCCGGATCACGGCGATCGAAGGCATCGCCGAGTGGTTGGCCCAACGCGGCGTGCTGGCCGTCACGCTGGGATACCGGCTGGTGCCCAACGTGCCGCCCACCGAACAGCCGTGGGACGTGGCGCACGGCATCAACTGGATCTACCGGCATGTCGACGAGTACGGCGGCGATCCGGCGCGGATCGTGTTGCTCGGCCACAGCGCCGGCGGCCATTTGGCATCGGTGGTCACTTGCGACCGGAGCTACCTCGATGAACTGGGGGCGCCGACCGGCGTACCGGCCGGCGTCATCGCCTTGTCCAATGCGTTCGATCTGCGCGACGGTCCCGAACCGGCGAGTTCGGTCGCCCGACGCCTGGTCCTGTTCGTGTTCGGCACCGATCCCGAGCGCCGCGCCAAATTGTCGCCGGTGCTGTTCGTCAAACCCGGCGTCCCGCCGTTTCTGATTATGCGGGGCAAGGGCGATCACCTGGTGCCGGCTTATCAGGCCGAGGAAATGGCGGCGGCCGTCCGCGCGGCGGGCGGTTCCGTGGAGGTCAGGCTCGTCAACGGGCGGGGGCATGTCACGCTTTTTCACGAGATGACCGAACCCGGCGACGCGACGGCCGAGGCGTCTCTGAAGTTCATCCGCGAGATCAAACCGCGCGGCGAACCGCTTCCCGCGACGACCGAATAG
- a CDS encoding alpha/beta hydrolase, with protein MKTRLLFLAVLLFLAAMAGGYAYWWYGGLDQTGAATPATFQIVRHDNLVYFLGAGADLEKNSLAVLAPEGQVRAPVAILLHGGGWTSGYRQEAPLVQNAEWLAARGVLAVPLDYRLVPAVPPTEQPWDVAHGIDWVFRHIDEYGGDPERIVLVGHSAGGHLAALVTADRRYLDELGVPASVPAGVIALAGMFDLRDDPNRLTRINRKIADETFGTDPARRAAISPVVFARPGMPPFLLLRGRGDHLVRREQNEALVEALRRAGDPVEVLDIKGRTHKTLFDHLNVSGDIAGEAVLRFIREIKPRPVAAPPPAE; from the coding sequence GTGAAAACTCGACTGCTTTTCCTCGCGGTTCTTTTGTTCCTCGCGGCGATGGCCGGCGGCTATGCCTATTGGTGGTACGGCGGTTTGGATCAAACCGGCGCGGCCACGCCGGCGACCTTTCAAATCGTGCGCCACGACAATCTCGTCTATTTTCTCGGCGCGGGCGCCGATCTCGAAAAAAATTCGCTGGCCGTTTTGGCGCCGGAGGGACAAGTGCGGGCGCCGGTGGCGATTTTGCTGCACGGCGGCGGCTGGACCAGCGGTTATCGCCAGGAAGCGCCGCTGGTGCAAAATGCCGAGTGGCTGGCCGCGCGCGGGGTTCTGGCGGTGCCGCTGGACTATCGGCTCGTGCCGGCCGTGCCGCCGACCGAACAGCCGTGGGACGTGGCGCACGGCATCGACTGGGTGTTTCGCCACATCGACGAATACGGCGGCGATCCGGAGCGGATTGTGCTGGTGGGCCACAGCGCGGGCGGCCACCTGGCGGCGCTGGTCACCGCCGACCGGCGCTACCTCGACGAACTGGGCGTTCCGGCGTCGGTGCCCGCCGGCGTCATCGCCCTGGCCGGCATGTTCGATCTGCGCGACGATCCGAACCGCCTGACGCGCATCAACCGGAAGATCGCCGATGAGACGTTCGGCACGGACCCCGCGCGCCGCGCCGCGATCTCGCCGGTCGTCTTCGCCCGGCCTGGTATGCCGCCGTTTTTGCTTCTGCGCGGCCGGGGCGACCACCTGGTGCGGCGGGAACAAAACGAGGCGCTGGTTGAAGCGCTGCGCCGCGCCGGCGACCCCGTCGAGGTATTGGACATCAAGGGCCGAACGCATAAAACCCTGTTCGACCACCTCAATGTCTCCGGCGACATCGCCGGCGAAGCCGTCCTGCGCTTCATCCGCGAAATCAAACCGCGTCCCGTCGCCGCCCCGCCGCCGGCCGAATAA
- a CDS encoding cytochrome b/b6 domain-containing protein, with amino-acid sequence MKKINLSLTLAILSGYWVLVTETWSPLYRCNLLFHPLIGVAVTLFFFIFLWRDRSQQPDEHPWLGTVLPAVVLSAVLGALRTAYPNHLADLLLLLLYPLWAIRDLRSRPERFVRRCALFFFVAVAVTGLIFGGALGGRAVKNYLLLHRVAADAFVVFALLAVAFSWRRQWRAGAKFRELAGAVFGPRRWVPVLLAAAVIAVTIYEAAQGRADPTYRFHLSTFTVERRGPHEQDVLPAGFNEPRLASKTQSCGGTPGCHDSLIEDMKISTHGRSMLTPYMQKNMELLADEIGEQNMITCGGCHYPRMMFERDVSLRQSYTEQNYSCTFCHQISGAHLLPDRRKSEISVRLRLNHLRMFDHGGRDAITPFDRLLVNLNPFGHRRVFTRDLYFTNEYCQACHRLQIRETVATPLTAPLCIDCHMQPRELLGLPGKERNHVFPGTNTANPHALGDQATVEMIQKYSLGDLPLPIKGWGSFWEPRNAKGKRQIWVHQKFLPLTEPTPGGDFTLRVITINASIDHVFPGGPLDLIDCWQRVVVKDQDGREIFRVGDLAADNQLDPAAHKLGGYMMGEDGRLVERNRVWQIKEKVVTRGLPFRVSTNDDYTFRLPENTRAIQVESQWLFRKLNQDFVDWAYDRSGFTTPVVVMAETAATIPF; translated from the coding sequence ATGAAAAAGATCAACCTCTCGCTGACGCTGGCGATCCTTTCCGGGTACTGGGTGCTGGTCACCGAAACCTGGTCGCCGCTGTACCGGTGCAACCTCTTGTTTCACCCGCTGATCGGCGTCGCGGTGACCCTCTTCTTTTTCATCTTCCTGTGGCGCGATCGATCGCAGCAACCCGACGAACATCCCTGGCTGGGCACCGTGCTGCCCGCCGTCGTTTTGTCGGCGGTGCTGGGCGCGTTGCGCACGGCCTATCCGAACCACCTCGCCGACCTGCTGCTGCTTCTCCTCTATCCCCTGTGGGCGATCCGCGATCTTCGTTCCCGGCCGGAACGGTTCGTCCGCCGCTGCGCCCTCTTCTTCTTCGTCGCGGTCGCGGTCACCGGCCTGATTTTCGGCGGCGCCCTCGGCGGCCGGGCGGTGAAAAATTACCTGTTGCTGCACCGCGTCGCCGCCGATGCCTTCGTCGTTTTCGCCTTGCTGGCCGTCGCTTTTTCCTGGCGGCGGCAGTGGCGCGCGGGCGCGAAATTCCGGGAACTGGCCGGCGCCGTTTTCGGGCCGCGGCGGTGGGTGCCCGTGCTGCTCGCGGCGGCCGTGATCGCCGTGACGATTTACGAGGCCGCGCAAGGCCGCGCCGACCCGACCTATCGCTTTCACCTGTCGACCTTCACCGTCGAGCGCCGCGGGCCGCACGAACAGGACGTGCTGCCGGCCGGTTTCAACGAGCCGCGCCTGGCCAGCAAAACGCAAAGCTGCGGCGGCACGCCGGGCTGCCACGATTCGCTGATCGAGGACATGAAAATCTCGACGCACGGGCGCTCGATGCTCACCCCCTACATGCAGAAAAACATGGAGCTGCTGGCGGACGAGATCGGCGAGCAGAACATGATCACCTGCGGCGGCTGCCATTACCCGCGGATGATGTTCGAGCGCGACGTGTCGCTGCGGCAGTCCTACACCGAACAGAACTACTCGTGCACTTTCTGTCACCAGATCTCCGGGGCGCATCTGCTGCCGGACCGCCGCAAGTCGGAAATCTCGGTGCGCCTGCGGCTCAATCACCTGCGGATGTTCGATCACGGCGGGCGGGACGCGATCACCCCCTTCGACCGGCTGCTGGTCAACCTCAATCCCTTCGGGCACCGCCGGGTCTTCACCCGCGACCTGTACTTCACCAACGAATATTGCCAGGCCTGCCACCGGCTGCAGATCCGCGAGACGGTCGCCACGCCGCTCACCGCGCCGCTGTGCATCGACTGCCACATGCAGCCGCGCGAACTGCTCGGGTTGCCGGGCAAGGAACGCAACCACGTTTTCCCCGGCACCAACACCGCCAACCCGCATGCGTTAGGCGATCAGGCGACGGTTGAAATGATCCAAAAGTACAGCCTCGGCGACCTGCCGCTGCCGATCAAAGGCTGGGGCAGCTTCTGGGAGCCGCGCAACGCCAAGGGCAAACGGCAGATCTGGGTCCACCAGAAATTCCTGCCGCTGACCGAACCGACGCCGGGCGGCGACTTCACCTTGCGGGTCATCACGATTAACGCCAGCATCGACCACGTTTTTCCGGGCGGGCCGCTCGACCTCATCGACTGCTGGCAGCGCGTCGTCGTGAAAGATCAGGACGGCCGGGAAATCTTCCGGGTCGGCGATCTGGCCGCGGACAACCAGCTCGATCCGGCCGCGCACAAGCTCGGCGGTTACATGATGGGCGAGGACGGGCGGTTGGTCGAACGCAACCGCGTCTGGCAGATCAAGGAAAAGGTCGTGACGCGCGGCCTGCCCTTCCGCGTCAGCACCAACGACGACTACACCTTCCGGCTTCCCGAAAACACGCGGGCGATCCAGGTCGAATCGCAATGGCTTTTCCGCAAACTGAACCAGGATTTCGTCGACTGGGCCTACGACCGCTCCGGCTTCACCACGCCGGTGGTCGTTATGGCCGAGACCGCCGCGACCATCCCCTTCTAG